The Falco naumanni isolate bFalNau1 chromosome 1, bFalNau1.pat, whole genome shotgun sequence genome window below encodes:
- the C1H4orf47 gene encoding UPF0602 protein C4orf47 homolog isoform X2, translating to MPAEKKSDMDRIGLFSEMSYVTIGDKYTSHYMRPFNEAASKNRQMLPGGTKAFSALQTGYFEPQFVRIFNGEAYSDPVQLRRRYRMAESKKNLGKAFLPSNGDKLPCGLGSFYGTIGGSYTYFSPQLKAKERYIPPRKNFYTNPGKKGTGYGYANLTIGEQYPHEPDGYEVERINAKKAQEEHKRLVKGGPFKLKLYPQEYFDVNPYFNDKPLPPVKKPPQKKPIVPPFKPSSPAKKVIKCKELQDCTAEILLGTNGKKGALLRLKRLTRQTKM from the exons atgcctgcagaaaagaaaagtgaTATGGACAGGATTGGCCTCTTCAGTGAAATGAGTTATGTTACCATTGGAGATAAATATACATCACATTATATGC gccCTTTTAATGAAGCTGCGAGCAAGAACAGACAGATGTTACCTGGGGGAACCAAAgcattttcagctctgcagacaggTTATTTTGAGCCTCAGTTTGTGAGGATTTTCAATGGTGAAGCTTACTCAGATCCTGTTCAGCTGAGGAGACGCTACAGAATGGcagaatcaaagaaaaatttggGCAAAGCTTTCCTTCCCAGTAATGGAGACAAATTGCC ATGCGGACTTGGCAGCTTTTATGGAACCATAGGAGGTTCATATACATACTTCAGTCCACAGCTGAAAGCCAAAGAAAGATACATTCCTCCTAGGAAGAATTTTTATACTAatccaggaaagaaaggaaCTGGATATGG ttacGCAAACCTTACCATAGGTGAACAATATCCACATGAACCTGATGGGTATGAAGTAGAAAGAATAAATGCAAAG aaagcaCAAGAGGAACATAAACGGCTTGTTAAAGGAGGgcctttcaaattaaaactgtaTCCCCAGGAATATTTTGATGTGAATCCCTATTTTAATGACAAACCTTTGCCACCTGTGAAGAAACCACCTCAAAAGAAGCCAATTGTACCACCTTTCAAACCAAGTTCTCCTGCTAAAAAG gTCATTAAATGTAAAGAACTACAAGACTGCACAGCTGAGATCTTACTAGGTACAAACGGCAAAAAGGGTGCGCTTCTTAGACTTAAACGGTTAACAAGgcaaacaaaaatgtga
- the C1H4orf47 gene encoding UPF0602 protein C4orf47 homolog isoform X1, protein MPAEKKSDMDRIGLFSEMSYVTIGDKYTSHYMRPFNEAASKNRQMLPGGTKAFSALQTGYFEPQFVRIFNGEAYSDPVQLRRRYRMAESKKNLGKAFLPSNGDKLPCGLGSFYGTIGGSYTYFSPQLKAKERYIPPRKNFYTNPGKKGTGYGYANLTIGEQYPHEPDGYEVERINAKKAQEEHKRLVKGGPFKLKLYPQEYFDVNPYFNDKPLPPVKKPPQKKPIVPPFKPSSPAKKSGGMKGGTFDPYPSHSADPYVIEKSKTVKTNKERRIFHPPPGPKSRPVTSIITLNVTRSLNVKNYKTAQLRSY, encoded by the exons atgcctgcagaaaagaaaagtgaTATGGACAGGATTGGCCTCTTCAGTGAAATGAGTTATGTTACCATTGGAGATAAATATACATCACATTATATGC gccCTTTTAATGAAGCTGCGAGCAAGAACAGACAGATGTTACCTGGGGGAACCAAAgcattttcagctctgcagacaggTTATTTTGAGCCTCAGTTTGTGAGGATTTTCAATGGTGAAGCTTACTCAGATCCTGTTCAGCTGAGGAGACGCTACAGAATGGcagaatcaaagaaaaatttggGCAAAGCTTTCCTTCCCAGTAATGGAGACAAATTGCC ATGCGGACTTGGCAGCTTTTATGGAACCATAGGAGGTTCATATACATACTTCAGTCCACAGCTGAAAGCCAAAGAAAGATACATTCCTCCTAGGAAGAATTTTTATACTAatccaggaaagaaaggaaCTGGATATGG ttacGCAAACCTTACCATAGGTGAACAATATCCACATGAACCTGATGGGTATGAAGTAGAAAGAATAAATGCAAAG aaagcaCAAGAGGAACATAAACGGCTTGTTAAAGGAGGgcctttcaaattaaaactgtaTCCCCAGGAATATTTTGATGTGAATCCCTATTTTAATGACAAACCTTTGCCACCTGTGAAGAAACCACCTCAAAAGAAGCCAATTGTACCACCTTTCAAACCAAGTTCTCCTGCTAAAAAG tcaggGGGCATGAAAGGAGGCACATTTGATCCTTACCCAAGCCATTCTGCTGACCCTTATGTAATTGAAAAATCTAAGACTGTCAAAACTAATAAAGAACGACGGATTTTTCATCCTCCTCCTGGACCAAAAAGCAGACCTGTGACAAGCATTATAACTTTAAATGTCACAAG gTCATTAAATGTAAAGAACTACAAGACTGCACAGCTGAGATCTTACTAG